The following proteins are encoded in a genomic region of Lactiplantibacillus plantarum:
- a CDS encoding CDP-glycerol glycerophosphotransferase family protein, translating to MASVKKVIYVWLVRVVSWLAHFSKNDQVIYLMSFADNLDFIQQLNQRVPGRLTVYYLPSAATGAAQLAQAGIATRPFHDSVRFALTGIPVITRAADVYLDNYYGFTAGLTRQAPQRLIQLWHAAGAVKTFGWGDPQTAQRPADDRRRFQTVYDQITDYVVGSEKMGTIFAASYHVPQTRMRVLGYPRSDRYCKSDWVMQTATAIYQKYPAFKQQEVILYAPTYRAGVQFALPADFKQLKLRPDQHLIIKLHPHLAEQERDLQARYPDLVTLVPEFSTDELLTVANTLVSDYSSVVFDYALLPNCQKIVFYVFDWDHYEQEVGLQADFRDWAPGPLVRTVVDLNHVLAMPGAPLQLTQFNQLWNTRNDGHAIERTLAYFYPRVTTTA from the coding sequence TTGTATCGTGGCTAGCGCACTTTAGCAAAAATGATCAGGTGATTTATTTGATGAGCTTTGCGGACAATTTGGATTTTATTCAGCAGTTGAACCAGCGCGTTCCCGGGCGCTTGACTGTTTATTACTTGCCGAGTGCAGCCACCGGGGCGGCACAACTGGCACAGGCGGGAATTGCGACACGGCCGTTTCATGATTCAGTTCGATTTGCCTTGACGGGAATTCCCGTCATTACCCGGGCAGCGGACGTTTATCTTGATAATTATTATGGCTTTACCGCTGGCTTGACGCGGCAGGCCCCACAACGACTGATTCAACTCTGGCATGCTGCTGGCGCGGTCAAAACATTTGGTTGGGGTGATCCACAGACGGCACAGCGACCCGCAGATGATCGGCGTCGGTTTCAGACCGTGTATGATCAGATTACTGATTACGTGGTTGGTTCTGAGAAGATGGGAACGATTTTTGCAGCGAGTTATCACGTCCCACAGACGCGGATGCGGGTCTTGGGATATCCTCGTTCGGATCGGTATTGTAAGTCCGACTGGGTGATGCAAACTGCAACGGCCATTTATCAGAAGTATCCGGCGTTTAAACAACAGGAAGTTATTTTGTATGCGCCGACTTATCGAGCCGGTGTTCAATTTGCGTTGCCGGCTGATTTTAAGCAATTAAAGTTGCGGCCCGACCAACACTTGATTATTAAGTTACATCCCCATTTGGCCGAGCAGGAACGTGATTTGCAAGCCCGTTACCCGGACCTAGTGACATTGGTACCTGAGTTTAGTACCGATGAATTGTTGACGGTCGCTAATACGTTGGTCAGTGACTACTCCTCAGTTGTGTTTGACTACGCGTTGTTACCAAATTGTCAAAAAATCGTTTTTTATGTCTTTGACTGGGACCACTATGAGCAAGAAGTGGGCCTGCAAGCTGATTTTAGGGACTGGGCGCCGGGACCATTAGTCCGGACGGTGGTGGACTTGAATCATGTCCTAGCAATGCCGGGTGCGCCGTTACAGTTAACCCAGTTTAATCAGTTATGGAATACGCGTAATGACGGTCATGCGATTGAGCGGAC